One window from the genome of Motilibacter aurantiacus encodes:
- the rodA gene encoding rod shape-determining protein RodA codes for MSAYPPAPYAGGARGGNGRAAWTLLDRDGPLRRVDWVLTTAVAGLLVVGSLLVWSATRQAALDAGGDPEGYLKKHVLNIVIGAALGVCAAMFDYRTLRMYAPIVYGLSIVGLLVVLSPLGATIRGSHSWILLPGGFSLQPSEFAKVALVVGLAMLLSEKRDAEDSPRDSDVLLVLVGAAVPLALIMLQPDLGTALVVSSIVIGMIAVSGARARWVVGLLVSAAVVAFAVVQAGLLDDYQVKRLTAFVNPGDDPGGAAYNVSQGVIAIGGGGLSGHGLFHGPQTQGGFVPEQQTDFIFTTAGEELGFRGGILLIGLLGLVLWRACRIAWHADDLFGRLAAVGVVCWFSFQAFENIGMTLGIMPVTGVPLPFVSYGGSSMFANLMAVGLLQNVHVRRSLLPD; via the coding sequence ATGAGCGCGTACCCGCCGGCGCCGTACGCCGGCGGCGCGCGTGGTGGGAACGGGCGCGCCGCCTGGACGCTGCTCGACCGGGACGGGCCGCTGCGCCGCGTGGACTGGGTCCTGACCACCGCGGTCGCCGGGCTGCTGGTCGTCGGCTCCCTGCTGGTCTGGTCCGCCACCCGTCAGGCCGCGCTCGACGCAGGCGGTGACCCCGAGGGGTACCTCAAGAAGCACGTGCTCAACATCGTCATCGGCGCGGCGCTCGGGGTCTGCGCGGCGATGTTCGACTACCGCACGCTGCGGATGTACGCCCCGATCGTCTACGGCCTGTCCATCGTCGGGCTGCTCGTCGTCCTCTCGCCGCTGGGCGCGACCATCCGCGGGTCCCACTCCTGGATCCTGCTGCCCGGCGGGTTCTCGCTGCAGCCGTCGGAGTTCGCCAAGGTCGCGCTCGTCGTCGGCCTGGCGATGCTGCTGTCGGAGAAGCGCGACGCCGAGGACTCCCCGCGCGACTCCGACGTGCTGCTCGTGCTCGTCGGGGCCGCCGTCCCGCTCGCGCTGATCATGCTGCAGCCGGACCTCGGGACCGCACTCGTCGTCTCGTCGATCGTCATCGGGATGATCGCGGTGTCGGGGGCCCGGGCGCGCTGGGTCGTCGGCCTGCTGGTCTCGGCCGCGGTCGTGGCCTTCGCCGTCGTGCAGGCCGGGCTGCTCGACGACTACCAGGTCAAGCGGCTCACCGCGTTCGTCAACCCCGGCGACGACCCCGGCGGCGCGGCGTACAACGTCTCCCAGGGCGTCATCGCCATCGGCGGAGGGGGGCTGTCCGGGCACGGGCTGTTTCACGGCCCGCAGACCCAGGGCGGCTTCGTCCCCGAGCAGCAGACCGACTTCATCTTCACCACGGCGGGGGAGGAGCTCGGCTTCCGCGGCGGGATCCTGCTCATCGGCCTGCTCGGGCTCGTGCTGTGGCGGGCCTGCCGCATCGCGTGGCACGCGGACGACCTGTTCGGCCGGCTCGCCGCGGTGGGCGTCGTCTGCTGGTTCTCCTTCCAGGCGTTCGAGAACATCGGGATGACGCTCGGAATCATGCCGGTCACCGGCGTGCCGCTGCCGTTCGTGTCCTACGGCGGGTCGTCGATGTTCGCGAACCTCATGGCCGTCGGCCTGTTGCAGAACGTGCACGTGCGGCGTTCGCTGCTGCCTGACTGA
- the mrdA gene encoding penicillin-binding protein 2, translated as MNQRSGLRLVVLQVLVLSLIATLGGRLWFLQVHSGDTYEAAATSNRVRDVVTPATRGLIVDVAGRPLARNRTALVVSVSRTELLRQSDGGKALLTRLATVLDVEYADLKARTTVCGAPDAVRSVCWNGSPYQPIPVADGEDDAMMDAVQQILERREDFPGVTAEQQSVRDYAGGGVGANAAHAVGYLGPVTEEEVEQAKADGRPLQSSDLVGRAGLEKQYDAYLRGTPGIRQLAVDSQGGVTGTISETDPTPGNYVVTHLDAKVQKATEDALVAAVEGARTKGDPNKGGATFRADSASAVVMDVRTGGVVAMASYPSYRPNIWVGGISQSEYENITGAAGNYKILNRATQGEYAPGSIFKAVSTAAAVDAGFSVHRSYDCPGTYNVGNHLKKNYESAAYGVISFERAIEVSCDTNWYYFADTVWNRLGGYEQRSDARDPFVQAAKGYGLGKATGVDLPAEADGRIPGREWKRDYWEATKAAACVRAKKGYPEVEDRERAAFLLQLAKENCTDGWRYGPGDEANFAIGQGDVLVTPLQMARVYAAVANGGTLWVPQVAKAVMRPDGKVVKQFKPESAGKLPVSKDTLQFLQRALTKVSSTGTGAGVFRGWPLEQVPVASKTGTAEVFGKQSTSWFAAYAPADEPQYAIVMMVTQGGTGSGTSGPQVRAIYEKLLGVSGASVRPATALQKGAAPPKGLPRIAADGSVLPPATTSRTAVKPRRPARAPRPAPSPGAGR; from the coding sequence GTGAACCAGCGCTCCGGCCTGCGCCTCGTCGTCCTGCAGGTCCTGGTGCTCTCGCTGATCGCCACCCTCGGCGGGCGGCTCTGGTTCCTCCAGGTGCACAGCGGCGACACCTACGAGGCCGCGGCGACCAGCAACCGCGTGCGCGACGTCGTGACCCCGGCGACCCGCGGGCTGATCGTCGACGTCGCCGGCCGCCCGCTCGCCCGCAACCGGACGGCGCTCGTCGTGTCGGTGAGCCGCACGGAGCTGCTGCGCCAGAGCGACGGCGGCAAGGCGCTCCTCACCCGGCTGGCCACGGTGCTCGACGTCGAGTACGCCGACCTCAAGGCCCGCACCACGGTGTGCGGGGCGCCGGACGCGGTCCGCAGCGTGTGCTGGAACGGCTCCCCGTACCAGCCGATCCCGGTCGCGGACGGCGAGGACGACGCGATGATGGACGCCGTCCAGCAGATCCTCGAGCGGCGTGAGGACTTCCCGGGCGTCACCGCGGAGCAGCAGAGCGTGCGTGACTACGCCGGCGGCGGCGTGGGCGCCAACGCCGCGCACGCGGTCGGCTACCTCGGCCCGGTGACCGAGGAGGAGGTGGAGCAGGCCAAGGCCGACGGGCGCCCGCTGCAGAGCAGCGACCTGGTCGGGCGGGCCGGGCTGGAGAAGCAGTACGACGCCTACCTGCGCGGCACGCCGGGGATCCGCCAGCTGGCCGTCGACTCCCAGGGCGGTGTCACCGGCACGATCAGCGAGACCGACCCCACCCCCGGCAACTACGTCGTCACCCATCTGGACGCCAAGGTGCAGAAGGCGACCGAGGACGCGCTCGTCGCGGCCGTCGAGGGCGCGCGCACCAAGGGCGACCCCAACAAGGGCGGTGCGACGTTCCGCGCCGACTCGGCGTCCGCGGTGGTCATGGACGTGCGCACCGGCGGCGTCGTGGCGATGGCGAGCTACCCGTCGTACCGGCCGAACATCTGGGTCGGCGGCATCAGCCAGTCCGAGTACGAGAACATCACCGGCGCCGCGGGCAACTACAAGATCCTCAACCGCGCCACCCAGGGCGAGTACGCCCCCGGCTCGATCTTCAAGGCCGTCTCGACAGCCGCTGCGGTGGACGCCGGATTCTCGGTGCACCGGTCGTACGACTGCCCGGGCACGTACAACGTCGGCAACCACCTGAAGAAGAACTACGAGTCCGCGGCGTACGGCGTCATCTCGTTCGAGCGCGCGATCGAGGTGTCCTGCGACACCAACTGGTACTACTTCGCCGACACGGTGTGGAACCGGCTCGGCGGCTACGAGCAGCGCAGCGACGCCAGGGACCCGTTCGTCCAGGCCGCCAAGGGCTACGGCCTGGGGAAGGCGACCGGCGTCGACCTGCCCGCCGAGGCCGACGGGCGCATCCCCGGGCGCGAGTGGAAGCGGGACTACTGGGAGGCCACGAAGGCCGCGGCCTGCGTGCGCGCGAAGAAGGGCTACCCGGAGGTCGAGGACCGCGAGCGGGCCGCGTTCCTGCTCCAGCTGGCCAAGGAGAACTGCACGGACGGCTGGCGCTACGGCCCCGGGGACGAGGCGAACTTCGCCATCGGCCAGGGCGACGTGCTCGTGACGCCGCTGCAGATGGCGCGGGTCTACGCCGCCGTGGCCAACGGCGGCACGCTCTGGGTCCCCCAGGTCGCCAAGGCCGTGATGCGGCCGGACGGCAAGGTCGTCAAGCAGTTCAAGCCCGAGAGCGCAGGCAAGCTGCCGGTCAGCAAGGACACGTTGCAGTTCCTGCAGCGCGCGCTGACGAAGGTGAGCAGCACCGGCACCGGCGCCGGCGTCTTCCGCGGCTGGCCGCTCGAGCAGGTCCCCGTGGCGTCCAAGACCGGCACCGCGGAGGTCTTCGGCAAGCAGTCGACCTCGTGGTTCGCGGCGTACGCGCCGGCCGACGAGCCGCAGTACGCGATCGTGATGATGGTGACCCAGGGCGGTACCGGCTCCGGGACGTCCGGTCCGCAGGTCCGCGCGATCTACGAGAAGCTGCTCGGGGTCTCCGGCGCCTCCGTGCGGCCTGCGACCGCGCTGCAGAAGGGCGCGGCCCCGCCCAAGGGCCTGCCCCGCATCGCCGCCGACGGCAGCGTCCTGCCGCCGGCCACCACCTCGCGCACGGCGGTCAAGCCGCGCAGGCCGGCCCGTGCCCCCCGCCCGGCGCCGTCGCCCGGCGCCGGCCGATGA
- the mreD gene encoding rod shape-determining protein MreD, with protein MSLPRVGLAALLLLCASVLELAALAPLGLPGSTPDVVLLVVVALALRWGPLDGAVVGFAAGLLLDLAPPSDGGAGRWAAVFLLLGYAVGRLFEDADDTPVVALFAVTLASAASVLGYAALAALVGDEGVDWPRVPGLMTSSVIYDVVLTAVVVPVVGGLARRIDPEPDFRR; from the coding sequence GTGAGCCTGCCGCGCGTGGGGCTGGCGGCGCTGCTGCTGCTCTGCGCCTCCGTGCTCGAGCTCGCCGCTCTCGCGCCGCTCGGGCTGCCCGGCTCGACGCCGGACGTGGTGCTGCTCGTCGTCGTCGCCCTCGCCCTGCGCTGGGGGCCGCTCGACGGCGCGGTGGTCGGCTTCGCCGCCGGCCTGCTGCTCGACCTCGCGCCTCCGTCCGACGGGGGCGCGGGCCGTTGGGCGGCGGTCTTCCTGCTGCTCGGCTACGCCGTCGGGCGGCTGTTCGAGGACGCGGACGACACCCCGGTCGTCGCGCTGTTCGCCGTCACCCTGGCGAGCGCCGCGTCGGTGCTCGGCTACGCCGCCCTGGCCGCCCTCGTGGGGGACGAAGGGGTCGATTGGCCGCGTGTGCCCGGGCTGATGACGTCCTCGGTCATCTACGATGTGGTGTTGACGGCGGTCGTCGTCCCCGTCGTCGGGGGGCTGGCACGACGCATCGATCCCGAACCAGACTTCCGACGTTAG
- the mreC gene encoding rod shape-determining protein MreC encodes MGRDTRRTRLVLVLLLLTALTLVMLDDRTSGGGPIGHVRSAVADVLGPVQAGVSAAVRPVTGLVDDLRELGAKDEQISRLEAENRQLRQDAATRENDLRRLAEYDALARQPTVRRFPDVAARVTALSRAQGFTTTASLDVGSQDGVRDDTTVINGDGLVGRVKGTARSTSTVLLATDPDFVARVRVGSTGATGFVEGQGEGKPLALTIYDTEPLEPGTALVTVGSVGDGPLVADVLVGRVADVRRAPGTLTTRATVTPAVDFAHLDTVAVVLPGEREARGSVPAATPGASPAAGRRQAGAGPARTPGTRAAG; translated from the coding sequence ATGGGACGTGACACCCGGCGTACCCGCCTGGTCCTCGTGCTGCTGCTGCTCACCGCGCTGACCCTCGTCATGCTCGACGACCGGACCTCGGGCGGCGGGCCGATCGGCCACGTCCGCTCCGCGGTGGCCGACGTGCTCGGCCCCGTGCAGGCGGGGGTGTCGGCTGCGGTCCGTCCGGTGACCGGCCTCGTCGACGACCTGCGCGAGCTCGGTGCCAAGGACGAGCAGATCAGCCGGCTCGAGGCGGAGAACCGCCAGCTGCGGCAGGACGCCGCCACGCGGGAGAACGACCTGCGCCGGCTCGCGGAGTACGACGCGCTGGCCCGCCAGCCCACGGTCCGCAGGTTCCCCGACGTCGCGGCGCGCGTCACCGCGCTGTCGCGCGCCCAGGGGTTCACCACCACCGCGTCCCTCGACGTCGGCAGCCAGGACGGGGTCCGTGACGACACGACCGTGATCAACGGCGACGGGCTCGTCGGCCGGGTCAAGGGGACGGCCCGCTCGACCTCGACGGTGCTGCTGGCCACCGACCCCGACTTCGTCGCCCGCGTCCGGGTCGGGAGCACCGGCGCGACCGGGTTCGTCGAGGGCCAGGGCGAGGGCAAGCCGCTCGCGCTGACGATCTACGACACCGAGCCGCTCGAGCCCGGGACCGCGCTGGTCACGGTGGGCTCGGTGGGGGACGGGCCGCTCGTGGCGGACGTGCTGGTCGGCAGGGTCGCGGACGTCCGCCGCGCCCCCGGCACCCTGACCACTCGCGCGACGGTCACGCCTGCAGTCGACTTCGCCCATCTGGACACGGTCGCGGTCGTCCTGCCCGGCGAGCGAGAAGCGAGGGGGAGCGTCCCGGCTGCGACCCCCGGGGCGAGCCCGGCGGCGGGGCGCCGGCAGGCCGGCGCCGGCCCCGCTCGTACCCCGGGCACGCGGGCGGCGGGGTGA
- a CDS encoding rod shape-determining protein: MANKLGFIGRDMAVDLGTANTLVYVRGRGIVLNEPSVVAINTGTGGILAVGAEAKKMIGRTPGNIVAIRPLKDGVIADFDTTEKMLRYFIQKVHRRRRFSHPRLVVCVPSGITGVEQRAVKDAGYAAGARKVYIIEEPMAAAIGAGLPVHEPTGNMIVDIGGGTTEVAVISLGGIVTSQSIRVGGDELDNAIIQYVKKEYSLMLGERTAEEIKMAIGSAFPLPDEPNAEIRGRDLVSGLPKTIVVSAEEVRKAIEEPVNAIVDAVKTTLDKCPPELSGDIMDRGIVLAGGGAMLHGLDERLRHETGMPIHVTDRPLDSVAMGSGKCVEEFEELQQVLLSEPRH; this comes from the coding sequence ATGGCGAACAAGCTGGGCTTCATCGGCCGTGACATGGCCGTCGACCTCGGAACGGCCAACACCCTCGTCTACGTGCGGGGGCGCGGCATCGTGCTCAACGAGCCGAGCGTGGTCGCCATCAACACCGGCACCGGCGGCATCCTCGCCGTGGGCGCCGAGGCGAAGAAGATGATCGGGCGCACCCCGGGCAACATCGTCGCGATCCGCCCGCTGAAGGACGGCGTCATCGCCGACTTCGACACCACCGAGAAGATGCTGCGCTACTTCATCCAGAAGGTGCACCGGCGGCGGCGCTTCTCCCACCCGCGCCTCGTCGTCTGCGTCCCGAGCGGCATCACCGGGGTCGAGCAGCGGGCGGTGAAGGACGCGGGCTACGCGGCGGGCGCGCGCAAGGTCTACATCATCGAGGAGCCGATGGCCGCGGCGATCGGCGCCGGCCTGCCGGTGCACGAGCCGACCGGCAACATGATCGTGGACATCGGCGGCGGCACGACCGAGGTCGCGGTGATCTCGCTCGGCGGGATCGTGACCAGCCAGTCGATCCGCGTCGGCGGCGACGAGCTGGACAACGCGATCATCCAGTACGTCAAGAAGGAATACAGCCTCATGCTCGGCGAGCGCACCGCCGAGGAGATCAAGATGGCGATCGGGTCGGCGTTCCCGCTGCCGGACGAGCCCAACGCCGAGATCCGCGGGCGCGACCTCGTCTCCGGCCTGCCCAAGACGATCGTGGTCAGCGCCGAGGAGGTCCGCAAGGCCATCGAGGAGCCGGTCAACGCGATCGTCGACGCGGTGAAGACCACGCTGGACAAGTGCCCGCCGGAGCTGTCCGGCGACATCATGGACCGCGGCATCGTGCTCGCCGGCGGCGGCGCCATGCTGCACGGCCTCGACGAGCGGCTGCGCCACGAGACCGGCATGCCGATCCATGTGACCGACCGGCCGCTGGACTCGGTGGCGATGGGGTCGGGCAAGTGCGTGGAGGAGTTCGAGGAGCTCCAGCAGGTCCTGCTGTCCGAGCCACGTCATTGA
- the ndk gene encoding nucleoside-diphosphate kinase, whose protein sequence is MSDTQQIERTLVLVKPDGVARGLTGEVLRRIEAKGYRLVALELRQLDRETASRHYAEHEGKPFFEPLLEFITSGPIVAAVVEGQRVVEGFRSIAGATDPTVAAPGSIRGDLSRDWGKKVIENIVHGSDSPESAQREIGIYFPSL, encoded by the coding sequence GTGAGCGACACGCAGCAGATCGAGCGCACCCTGGTCCTCGTCAAGCCCGACGGCGTCGCCCGAGGCCTCACCGGCGAGGTGCTGCGCCGGATCGAGGCCAAGGGCTACCGGCTCGTCGCCCTCGAGCTGCGCCAGCTCGACCGGGAGACCGCGAGCCGGCACTACGCCGAGCACGAGGGCAAGCCCTTCTTCGAGCCGCTGCTCGAGTTCATCACCTCCGGCCCGATCGTCGCCGCCGTGGTCGAGGGCCAGCGGGTCGTCGAGGGCTTCCGCTCCATCGCGGGCGCCACCGACCCGACCGTCGCCGCGCCCGGCTCGATCCGCGGTGACCTCTCGCGCGACTGGGGCAAGAAGGTCATCGAGAACATCGTCCACGGCTCGGACTCCCCCGAGTCGGCCCAGCGCGAGATCGGGATCTACTTCCCGTCGCTCTGA
- a CDS encoding DUF4233 domain-containing protein, whose amino-acid sequence MRRSLAAIVLTFEAFVVFFAMLVAANLSDLPTGPVVATGLALAAACLVVTGLLRHRWAYGLGSLLQVAIVATGFVVPAMWLLGPVFAAMWFGFMVLSTRVERAARASAGVEPAAGAR is encoded by the coding sequence GTGCGCCGTTCCCTCGCCGCGATCGTCCTCACCTTCGAGGCGTTCGTCGTCTTCTTCGCGATGCTGGTCGCAGCCAACCTCTCCGACCTGCCCACCGGCCCGGTCGTCGCCACGGGGCTGGCGCTCGCGGCGGCCTGCCTGGTGGTGACCGGCCTGCTGCGGCACCGGTGGGCGTACGGCCTCGGCTCGCTGCTGCAGGTCGCGATCGTCGCCACGGGCTTCGTCGTGCCCGCGATGTGGCTGCTCGGGCCGGTGTTCGCCGCGATGTGGTTCGGCTTCATGGTGCTGTCGACCCGCGTCGAGCGGGCCGCCCGGGCGTCGGCCGGGGTCGAGCCGGCCGCAGGCGCTCGCTAG
- a CDS encoding HlyD family efflux transporter periplasmic adaptor subunit: MSRRLLVINCVLALALVASGIGAYFLVSGPAEAESGDVRTARVARATVTSTVSASGNAASAATSELSFSSSGEVTALRVKVGDVVDEGEVLATIDTAVAEQAVASANAQLESAQAQLETVQQGQSDAEATKDALAVESARLAVESAQSALAQAKEQAALDAEQQAQNVAAAQSAAKSASASASSVSRSAAQPSPASSAGSGSGSSGSGSSSGTGGAGSSSGAGSSSGSGSTGSGTSTGTSGASSAVDAVTAAKQQQAQSALANEQAVTKAEEQLESAQNTLAQQKASAAANAEGPTAAEVASAEADVESARSQVEQAEEALEGTTLRAPHTGTVTQVNGKVGDEVSAGSTSSTSGSGSDGTSAAGGTAGAGGTTTSASSSAASSSGAFLVVSDLAALEITADVAEADAASVEVGQAASVTFSATGTTVDGTVTAVALEGTTSNNVVQYPVTVRVDAAPEDVRPGASASVTITTGSADDVLAVASSALTTVGNRSTATVVRDGLQQVVSVQTGLVGNTTTEVTSGLAEGDTLVLPTTTSGTTGTTGFPGAGRGLTGDGFGAGGRS; this comes from the coding sequence GTGAGCCGTCGCCTGCTCGTGATCAACTGCGTGCTCGCGCTGGCGCTCGTCGCCTCGGGGATCGGGGCGTACTTCCTGGTCAGCGGGCCGGCCGAGGCCGAGTCGGGGGACGTTCGCACCGCCCGGGTCGCCCGCGCGACGGTGACCTCGACGGTCTCCGCAAGTGGCAACGCGGCCTCGGCGGCGACCTCCGAGCTGAGCTTCAGCAGCAGCGGCGAGGTGACGGCGCTGCGCGTGAAGGTCGGCGACGTGGTCGACGAGGGCGAGGTCCTGGCGACGATCGACACCGCCGTCGCCGAGCAGGCCGTCGCGTCGGCCAACGCCCAGCTGGAGTCCGCGCAGGCGCAGCTGGAGACCGTGCAGCAGGGCCAGAGCGACGCCGAGGCCACGAAGGACGCGCTGGCCGTGGAGTCGGCCCGGCTGGCGGTCGAGAGCGCGCAGTCGGCCCTCGCCCAGGCGAAGGAGCAGGCTGCGCTCGACGCGGAGCAGCAGGCGCAGAACGTCGCGGCCGCCCAGAGCGCGGCCAAGTCCGCGTCCGCGTCCGCGTCGAGCGTGAGCCGCAGCGCGGCCCAGCCCTCCCCCGCCTCCTCGGCCGGCAGCGGGAGTGGCTCGTCCGGGTCGGGCAGCTCGTCCGGCACGGGCGGGGCCGGCAGCTCCAGCGGGGCCGGCAGCTCCAGCGGGTCCGGCTCCACCGGCTCCGGCACCTCCACCGGGACGTCCGGCGCGTCGTCCGCCGTCGATGCCGTCACCGCCGCGAAGCAGCAGCAGGCGCAGTCCGCGCTCGCGAACGAGCAGGCCGTCACCAAGGCCGAGGAGCAGCTGGAGTCCGCACAGAACACGCTCGCGCAGCAGAAGGCCTCCGCTGCGGCGAACGCCGAGGGGCCGACCGCCGCCGAGGTGGCTTCCGCCGAGGCGGACGTGGAGTCCGCCCGGTCCCAGGTCGAGCAGGCGGAGGAGGCGCTCGAGGGGACGACCCTGCGCGCTCCGCACACGGGGACGGTGACGCAGGTCAACGGCAAGGTCGGTGACGAGGTGTCGGCCGGGTCGACGTCCTCGACATCGGGCTCCGGGTCCGACGGCACCTCCGCAGCGGGTGGCACGGCCGGTGCCGGCGGCACCACGACGTCCGCGTCCTCGTCGGCCGCGTCGTCCTCCGGCGCGTTCCTCGTCGTCAGCGACCTCGCGGCGCTCGAGATCACCGCGGACGTCGCCGAGGCGGATGCCGCCTCGGTCGAGGTGGGGCAGGCGGCGAGCGTGACGTTCTCGGCCACGGGCACCACCGTCGACGGCACCGTGACCGCCGTCGCCCTCGAGGGCACGACCAGCAACAACGTCGTGCAGTACCCGGTCACGGTCCGCGTCGACGCCGCGCCGGAGGACGTCCGGCCCGGTGCGTCCGCGAGCGTGACCATCACCACCGGGAGCGCTGACGACGTGCTGGCCGTCGCCAGCAGCGCGCTCACCACGGTGGGCAACCGCTCCACCGCGACGGTCGTCCGCGACGGCCTGCAGCAGGTCGTCAGCGTGCAGACCGGCCTCGTCGGCAACACCACGACCGAGGTCACCAGCGGCCTGGCCGAAGGGGACACCCTCGTGCTGCCGACGACCACGAGCGGCACCACGGGCACCACCGGGTTCCCCGGCGCCGGCCGCGGGCTCACGGGCGACGGCTTCGGGGCCGGGGGCCGGTCGTGA
- a CDS encoding ABC transporter ATP-binding protein → MSARPVVDLRAITKTYGEGETSVHAVAGVDLVVERGDYVAIMGASGSGKSTLMNIIGCLDAPSSGRYLLDAVDVRRLVERQLSIVRNRKIGFIFQSFNLVPRTSALANVELPLAYAGVKPAERRPRALAALEQVGLADRTTHLPSELSGGQQQRVAVARAIVTAPVLLLADEPTGALDSRSTADVLALFDELNVSGRTLVIITHEDEVADRAKRVVRMRDGLVQSDVRRSPVAGPPPGPSVVLAAAAS, encoded by the coding sequence GTGAGCGCGCGCCCCGTCGTCGACCTGCGGGCGATCACGAAGACCTACGGCGAGGGGGAGACGTCCGTGCACGCGGTCGCGGGCGTCGACCTCGTGGTCGAGCGCGGCGACTACGTCGCGATCATGGGCGCCTCGGGCTCCGGCAAGTCCACGCTGATGAACATCATCGGCTGCCTGGACGCGCCGTCGTCCGGTCGTTACCTTCTCGACGCCGTCGACGTGCGGCGGCTGGTCGAGCGCCAGCTCTCGATCGTGCGCAACCGCAAGATCGGCTTCATCTTCCAGTCCTTCAACCTCGTCCCGCGCACCAGTGCGCTCGCCAACGTCGAGCTCCCGCTGGCGTACGCCGGGGTGAAGCCGGCCGAGCGGCGGCCGCGGGCGCTGGCCGCGCTCGAGCAGGTCGGGCTCGCGGACCGGACGACGCACCTGCCCTCCGAGCTGTCCGGCGGCCAGCAGCAGCGCGTCGCGGTCGCGCGGGCGATCGTCACCGCCCCAGTCCTGCTGCTCGCGGACGAGCCGACCGGGGCGCTGGACTCGCGCAGCACCGCGGACGTCCTGGCGCTCTTCGACGAGCTCAACGTCTCCGGCCGCACTCTCGTCATCATCACGCACGAGGACGAGGTGGCCGACCGGGCCAAGCGCGTCGTCCGGATGCGCGACGGGCTGGTCCAGTCGGACGTACGCCGTTCGCCGGTCGCCGGGCCGCCGCCCGGGCCGTCGGTCGTGCTCGCGGCGGCCGCGTCGTGA
- a CDS encoding ABC transporter permease encodes MSLRESARFAVRGVAANKLRSALTTLGILIGVAAVIILVAVGTGSSRAVADSISALGSNVLTVSASAGGTGGRGGAGGFGGGGFPGAPGGAAGGTGVDSGTQTRNAALTLEDAQALVDDELAPSVLSVAPVVSASSVTATYEGATHTVSTFTGTSPSYLRNDNDTLQAGSAFSDSDYSERRRVALLGVTVAQELVGGTGLEAVGKTVQFNGVEFTVLGVLAEKGSTGPQDSDDRVIAPLPAVQDTLTGYGSLNSISVKATSADTVDAAQSEVAAILNGRHRVTSATADYTIRSSASALSAATSSNQTFTVLLASVAAISLLVGGIGVMNIMLVTVTERTREIGIRKAIGAGKGDIVSQFLLEAVLLSVLGGLGGVAVGIVGSRFEIVGVRPVVAPYSVALAFGVSVAVGLFFGLYPANRAASLRPIDALRYE; translated from the coding sequence GTGAGCCTGCGGGAGAGTGCCCGCTTCGCCGTGCGCGGCGTGGCGGCGAACAAGCTCCGCTCCGCCCTCACCACGCTGGGCATCCTCATCGGGGTCGCCGCCGTGATCATCCTGGTCGCCGTCGGCACGGGGTCGAGCAGGGCGGTGGCCGACTCGATCAGCGCCCTGGGCAGCAACGTCCTGACGGTCAGTGCGTCGGCCGGGGGCACGGGCGGGCGCGGCGGGGCGGGCGGCTTCGGCGGTGGAGGGTTCCCGGGAGCACCCGGCGGTGCGGCGGGCGGCACCGGCGTGGACTCGGGCACGCAGACCCGCAACGCCGCGTTGACGCTCGAGGACGCGCAGGCGCTCGTGGACGACGAGCTCGCCCCCAGCGTGCTGTCGGTCGCGCCCGTCGTGTCGGCGTCGTCGGTCACCGCGACGTACGAGGGCGCGACGCACACCGTCTCCACGTTCACGGGGACGTCGCCGAGCTACCTGCGGAACGACAACGACACCCTGCAGGCCGGGTCTGCCTTCTCCGACTCGGACTACTCCGAGCGCCGCCGAGTGGCCCTGCTCGGCGTGACCGTCGCTCAGGAGCTGGTGGGTGGCACGGGGCTCGAGGCGGTCGGCAAGACCGTGCAGTTCAACGGCGTGGAGTTCACCGTGCTCGGGGTGCTGGCGGAGAAGGGCAGCACCGGCCCGCAGGACTCCGACGACCGGGTCATCGCGCCGCTGCCGGCGGTGCAGGACACGCTCACCGGCTATGGCAGCCTGAACAGCATTTCGGTGAAGGCCACGTCGGCCGACACGGTTGATGCCGCGCAGAGCGAGGTGGCGGCGATCCTCAACGGCCGGCACCGCGTCACGTCGGCGACCGCCGACTACACGATCCGATCGTCGGCCTCGGCCCTCTCCGCCGCGACGTCGAGCAACCAGACCTTCACCGTCCTGCTCGCGTCGGTCGCGGCCATCAGCCTGCTCGTCGGCGGGATCGGCGTCATGAACATCATGCTCGTGACCGTGACCGAGCGGACCCGGGAGATCGGCATCCGCAAGGCCATCGGCGCCGGCAAGGGCGACATCGTGAGCCAGTTCCTGCTGGAGGCGGTGCTGCTGTCGGTCCTCGGTGGCCTGGGCGGTGTCGCCGTCGGCATCGTCGGGTCGAGGTTCGAGATCGTGGGCGTGCGGCCGGTGGTGGCGCCGTACTCCGTCGCCCTCGCCTTCGGCGTCTCCGTCGCGGTCGGCCTCTTCTTCGGCCTCTACCCCGCCAACCGCGCCGCCTCGCTGCGGCCCATCGACGCCCTCCGCTACGAGTGA